One region of Priestia megaterium genomic DNA includes:
- a CDS encoding GH25 family lysozyme, which translates to MQRRHSNNPIILDVSHHQGIINWKEIKNTSVKGVYIKLTEGGTFVDPRSYENYIGAKNAGLRVGFYHYAHCTNSPEKEAAFFITQLGQMKLDLPPCLDLEEDKKKSKEFISRFAVSWLEHVHKTTGIKPIVYTNYHFAKTFFTNEISKYPLWVARYSAANRQGGMQHPGELSQWQRWAMFQYTDSGRVKGISTNVDINEMDSSFFKEVTTNLSMTNNTKGPFVYSKGDRGLGVKQIQQNLLALGFSLPKFGADGFYGDELIAAVKKFQNRYGLFSDGIAGADTLPRLVKEVNNLNNLV; encoded by the coding sequence ATGCAAAGGCGACACTCAAATAATCCTATTATTCTCGACGTTTCTCATCATCAAGGAATCATTAATTGGAAAGAAATAAAAAACACCTCAGTAAAAGGGGTGTATATAAAGTTAACAGAAGGCGGAACTTTTGTAGACCCTAGATCCTATGAAAATTATATAGGTGCCAAAAATGCGGGCTTGAGAGTAGGATTTTATCATTATGCTCACTGTACAAATAGTCCGGAAAAAGAAGCTGCTTTTTTTATTACTCAGCTCGGACAAATGAAACTAGACCTTCCTCCATGTTTGGATCTAGAAGAAGATAAGAAAAAGTCCAAAGAGTTTATTTCTCGCTTTGCCGTAAGCTGGCTCGAGCATGTTCACAAAACAACAGGGATTAAGCCTATCGTATATACGAACTATCATTTTGCTAAAACTTTTTTTACAAACGAAATAAGTAAGTATCCTTTGTGGGTAGCAAGATATAGTGCAGCCAACAGACAAGGCGGTATGCAGCACCCTGGTGAGCTAAGTCAGTGGCAGCGATGGGCAATGTTTCAGTATACGGATTCTGGCAGAGTAAAAGGAATTTCTACAAACGTGGATATAAATGAAATGGACTCCTCATTTTTTAAAGAAGTCACAACAAATCTCTCTATGACGAATAATACAAAAGGACCCTTTGTGTATTCTAAAGGTGATAGAGGGTTAGGAGTCAAACAAATTCAGCAAAACTTACTTGCACTAGGTTTTTCTCTTCCGAAGTTTGGAGCAGACGGTTTCTATGGAGATGAATTAATTGCTGCGGTGAAAAAATTCCAGAATCGATATGGCCTTTTTTCAGATGGGATAGCAGGAGCGGACACACTGCCGCGTCTTGTTAAAGAAGTGAATAATCTGAATAATCTGGTTTGA
- a CDS encoding PAS domain S-box protein — MVSSGLFVNLCIFSFFVSIMIAIRIFLLQRLAHKYKWMSGIYASIVSAILMVYSVTYQQITYDLRFLPLILTVLYFGYRAGAVAGITMAVCSIYLESHWLLTILILIFTFLFSLPLIRYRKQFSLLKQSLLCFFIHFIVHVLLTNYFWNTPIQSPFYSEVEYLVFGILGLGIAVATIEFYRKFYAVAEEAAYAGSDSCKDEEDSFFIRIMKKELEYTKEQLESFINHHMDAVIITDLEGRILRVNEAYEKVYGWKAHEVIGKKYYDIAGAFSEDVHENIKKTVAEKEAINRVEVVRARKDGSLVDLRITISPIFNGKDELVGLSGVCVDISEAKKAKQELDLLHRKLKESELKYRTLFEYANDAIYLLEIGSNHFPSRFIEVNEAGCKRFGYTREELLSMPCHHIIPRDSDIVQKTVEEIRQGNLSFTLQSQFTFKSGEIKKLEYSGKLFNIENKKVLLIVSRDRTEYLKTEELLQKSEKLAAVGQLATAIAHEIRNPLTAIKGFMQLLTEKASKEELTYMNIISSEIERIEMITDEFMSVAKPQAVTFQSIDLRLLIQQVILLLQPQATMKNIFIELHSYGELPLVYCESNQMKQVFINILKNAIEAMPSGGEIKVELRQKDNNHLHIQIIDEGVGISKDRIKHLGEPFYSIKEDGIGLGLMICFNIIQQHKGTLSIESEVNKGTNVEICLPLK; from the coding sequence GTGGTTAGTAGCGGACTATTTGTTAACTTATGTATTTTTTCGTTTTTTGTCAGTATTATGATTGCGATACGAATATTTTTGTTACAGCGTCTAGCCCATAAATACAAGTGGATGAGTGGTATTTATGCAAGTATTGTTTCTGCTATTCTTATGGTATATAGCGTTACGTATCAACAGATTACATATGATTTACGTTTTCTTCCTCTTATTTTGACCGTTTTATACTTTGGTTATAGAGCCGGTGCAGTTGCAGGTATTACTATGGCCGTGTGCAGTATCTATTTAGAAAGTCATTGGTTACTGACTATCTTAATTTTAATTTTTACCTTTTTGTTTTCCCTTCCTCTTATTCGATATAGAAAGCAGTTTTCTTTATTAAAACAATCTCTTCTTTGTTTTTTTATTCATTTTATCGTTCATGTCTTACTGACAAATTACTTCTGGAATACACCTATTCAGTCGCCGTTTTATAGCGAAGTAGAATATTTAGTGTTCGGAATTCTCGGACTGGGAATAGCCGTAGCGACGATAGAATTTTATCGTAAATTTTACGCTGTAGCAGAAGAAGCTGCTTATGCTGGATCAGATTCATGTAAGGATGAAGAAGATTCTTTTTTTATCAGAATAATGAAAAAAGAATTAGAATATACGAAAGAACAGCTGGAGTCTTTTATTAATCATCACATGGATGCGGTGATCATAACTGATTTAGAAGGGCGGATCTTGCGAGTTAATGAAGCCTACGAAAAAGTATATGGTTGGAAAGCCCACGAAGTCATTGGGAAAAAATATTACGATATAGCAGGAGCTTTTAGTGAGGACGTACATGAGAATATAAAAAAGACGGTTGCTGAAAAAGAGGCAATCAATCGAGTAGAAGTAGTAAGAGCTCGTAAAGATGGAAGTTTAGTAGACCTTCGCATCACTATTTCGCCGATTTTTAATGGCAAAGATGAGTTGGTAGGTTTGTCTGGAGTATGTGTGGATATATCTGAAGCTAAAAAAGCTAAACAAGAGCTTGACTTGTTACATCGTAAGCTTAAGGAAAGTGAGTTAAAGTACCGCACGTTATTTGAATATGCAAACGACGCAATTTACTTACTTGAAATAGGTTCGAATCATTTTCCTTCTCGTTTTATTGAAGTAAATGAAGCCGGCTGTAAGCGCTTTGGATATACGAGAGAAGAGCTTTTATCCATGCCTTGCCACCATATTATACCTAGAGATTCTGACATTGTTCAAAAAACAGTCGAAGAAATTCGCCAAGGAAATCTTTCTTTTACGCTGCAATCACAGTTTACATTTAAGTCTGGCGAAATAAAAAAACTAGAATATAGTGGAAAGCTGTTCAATATAGAAAACAAAAAAGTGCTTCTTATTGTTTCAAGAGACAGAACAGAGTACTTAAAAACAGAAGAGCTGCTGCAGAAATCTGAGAAATTAGCAGCGGTCGGGCAGCTTGCTACAGCTATTGCTCATGAAATTAGAAATCCTTTAACGGCCATCAAAGGGTTTATGCAGCTATTAACTGAAAAAGCGAGTAAAGAAGAGTTAACCTATATGAATATTATATCCTCTGAAATTGAGCGTATTGAAATGATTACAGATGAATTCATGTCAGTGGCAAAACCACAGGCCGTAACATTTCAGTCAATTGATTTGCGGCTGTTAATTCAACAAGTGATTTTATTGCTGCAGCCTCAAGCAACCATGAAAAACATTTTTATTGAACTTCACTCATATGGAGAATTGCCTCTTGTATATTGTGAAAGCAATCAAATGAAACAGGTGTTTATAAATATTCTTAAAAATGCGATTGAAGCAATGCCTTCCGGAGGCGAAATTAAAGTTGAGCTGAGACAAAAAGACAACAATCACCTTCATATTCAAATTATTGATGAAGGTGTAGGAATTTCAAAAGATCGCATTAAACATTTAGGTGAACCATTTTACAGTATTAAAGAAGACGGTATTGGGTTAGGGTTAATGATCTGCTTTAATATTATCCAGCAGCATAAAGGAACTCTTAGTATTGAAAGTGAAGTAAACAAAGGGACGAATGTGGAAATTTGTTTACCGTTAAAATAA
- the sspL gene encoding small, acid-soluble spore protein L translates to MGTKKSANRGQVAPGVNPQGHGKDVEFSTEPKSELENKAKKSNTKI, encoded by the coding sequence ATGGGTACAAAAAAATCTGCTAACCGAGGTCAAGTAGCCCCTGGTGTTAACCCTCAAGGACACGGAAAAGATGTTGAATTTTCAACAGAACCGAAAAGTGAACTTGAAAACAAAGCGAAGAAATCGAATACAAAAATTTAA
- a CDS encoding YjcZ family sporulation protein produces MGFCNWGYGGGYGYGGYGGYGNYGGGFALIVVLFVLLVIVGCTCFK; encoded by the coding sequence ATGGGATTTTGTAACTGGGGTTACGGCGGTGGTTATGGCTACGGCGGTTACGGCGGCTACGGTAATTACGGTGGCGGTTTTGCATTAATCGTTGTACTATTTGTTTTATTAGTTATCGTTGGTTGTACATGTTTCAAATAA
- a CDS encoding spore germination protein — protein MGCIINIENIVTNGLKDNSNVSVGCVVQNSHTANTKSVGACFSFGNGSPAIASMTNSNIDFCKDEENKEQQS, from the coding sequence ATGGGCTGTATTATTAACATTGAGAATATCGTGACTAACGGGTTAAAAGACAATTCGAATGTAAGCGTAGGCTGTGTTGTACAAAATAGCCACACAGCAAATACAAAATCGGTAGGAGCTTGTTTTTCGTTTGGAAATGGTTCTCCTGCTATTGCCTCTATGACAAACAGTAATATCGACTTTTGCAAAGATGAAGAAAATAAAGAGCAACAATCTTGA
- a CDS encoding M4 family metallopeptidase, producing the protein MKKKKQALKVLLSVGILSSSFAFAHTSSAAPNNVLSTEKYNKEIKSPEFISGKLSGPSSQKAQDVVFHYMNTNKDKYKLGNENAQNSFKVTEVVKDPVEQATVVRLQQVYNNIPVWGSTQLAHVATDGTLKVVSGTVAPDLDKKEKLKGQKQVDSKKAIQAAEKDLGFKPTYEKSPSSELYIYQNGSDTTYAYVVNLNFLNPEPGNYYYFVDATSGKVLDKYNTIDSVAGSKADVKQAAKPAAKPVTGTNAIGSGKGVLGDTKSLKTTLSGSTYYLQDNTRGATIYTYDAKNRTSLPGTLWADTDNTYNATRDAAAVDAHYYAGVTYDYYKNKFNRNSYDNAGAPLKSTVHYSSGYNNAFWNGSQMVYGDGDGTTFVPLSGGLDVIGHELTHAVTERSSNLIYQYESGALNEAISDIFGTLVEYYDNRNPDWEIGEDIYTPGTSGDALRSMSNPAKYGDPDHYSKRYTGSSDNGGVHTNSGIINKAAYLLANGGTHYGVTVTGIGGDKLGKIYYRANTLYFTQSTTFSQARAGLVQAAADLYGSGSQEVISVGKSFDAVGVQ; encoded by the coding sequence ATGAAAAAGAAAAAACAGGCTTTAAAGGTATTATTATCAGTTGGTATTCTTTCTTCATCATTTGCTTTTGCACATACGAGCAGTGCTGCGCCAAATAATGTACTTTCAACTGAAAAGTATAACAAAGAAATCAAATCTCCTGAGTTTATTTCCGGAAAGCTTTCAGGACCGTCATCACAGAAGGCTCAAGACGTTGTATTTCACTATATGAATACAAATAAAGACAAATATAAATTAGGAAATGAAAATGCTCAAAACTCATTTAAAGTAACAGAAGTGGTGAAAGATCCTGTGGAACAAGCAACCGTGGTACGCTTGCAGCAAGTATATAATAATATTCCTGTTTGGGGATCTACTCAATTAGCACACGTAGCGACAGATGGAACCTTAAAAGTTGTATCAGGTACAGTAGCTCCTGATTTAGATAAAAAGGAAAAATTAAAAGGACAGAAGCAAGTTGACAGCAAAAAGGCGATTCAAGCAGCTGAAAAAGACTTAGGATTTAAGCCGACGTATGAAAAATCTCCTTCATCTGAACTGTATATTTATCAAAATGGTTCAGACACTACATATGCTTATGTAGTAAATTTAAATTTCTTAAATCCTGAACCAGGCAACTATTATTACTTTGTTGATGCTACTAGCGGTAAAGTACTGGATAAGTACAATACAATTGATTCCGTAGCTGGTTCAAAAGCCGACGTGAAGCAAGCGGCAAAACCGGCAGCGAAACCTGTAACAGGCACAAATGCCATTGGCTCAGGGAAAGGAGTGCTTGGAGATACTAAATCCTTAAAGACAACGTTATCTGGTTCTACGTACTACTTACAAGATAATACAAGAGGCGCTACAATCTATACGTACGATGCAAAAAATCGTACATCTCTTCCGGGTACGCTATGGGCAGATACCGATAATACGTACAATGCAACCCGCGATGCAGCTGCAGTAGATGCTCACTATTATGCAGGCGTGACATATGATTATTATAAAAACAAGTTTAACCGCAACTCCTATGACAATGCAGGAGCTCCGCTAAAATCGACTGTTCATTATAGCAGCGGCTACAACAATGCGTTTTGGAATGGCTCTCAAATGGTATATGGAGATGGAGATGGAACTACTTTTGTTCCGCTATCAGGAGGATTAGATGTTATCGGACATGAATTGACGCATGCGGTCACAGAAAGAAGTTCTAATTTAATCTATCAATATGAATCAGGTGCATTAAACGAAGCAATTTCCGATATTTTCGGAACATTGGTAGAATACTATGACAACCGCAATCCAGATTGGGAAATTGGAGAAGATATTTATACGCCTGGAACAAGCGGTGATGCCCTTCGTTCAATGAGCAACCCAGCGAAATACGGAGATCCGGATCATTATTCAAAGCGCTATACAGGTTCTAGTGACAACGGCGGAGTTCATACAAACAGTGGTATTATCAACAAAGCTGCTTACTTGCTAGCTAACGGAGGAACGCATTACGGCGTTACTGTAACAGGCATCGGCGGCGATAAGCTAGGAAAAATTTATTACCGTGCTAATACGCTATACTTCACTCAATCTACAACGTTTAGCCAAGCGCGTGCAGGTTTAGTACAAGCTGCTGCTGATCTATACGGTTCAGGATCTCAAGAAGTAATTTCAGTAGGCAAGTCATTTGACGCAGTTGGTGTTCAATAA
- a CDS encoding metallophosphoesterase family protein: protein MDKIAVISDIHGNLPALEAVLADIQQRDIHRIICLGDLVGKGPDSSKAIDIIKEKCEVTVMGNWDDFITKPAEFEALKWHQEKLSSNQEAYLKELPFSVEFMMSGKLIRMFHASPRSLYDRIQPWDSLEKRLSLFANTEYTENIKGSREPDVICYGDVHNAFIQHIKGKTLCNVGSVGNPLDLPQASYLILEGKDQGESPSAFSIQFVRIPYDIEKAIELARAVEMPDFEPYVQELKTARYRGLKN, encoded by the coding sequence ATGGATAAAATTGCTGTTATTTCAGATATCCACGGAAATCTCCCTGCATTAGAAGCAGTTTTAGCTGACATACAACAACGAGATATCCATCGCATCATTTGTCTAGGTGATTTAGTAGGAAAAGGACCGGATTCAAGTAAAGCAATTGATATCATAAAAGAAAAGTGCGAAGTAACAGTAATGGGGAACTGGGATGACTTCATTACAAAGCCTGCGGAATTTGAAGCGTTAAAATGGCATCAAGAGAAGTTAAGTTCAAACCAAGAAGCATACTTAAAGGAACTTCCTTTTTCTGTTGAGTTTATGATGAGCGGGAAATTAATTAGAATGTTTCACGCTTCACCTAGAAGTCTTTATGACCGAATTCAACCCTGGGATTCACTTGAAAAGCGCCTTAGTCTATTTGCTAATACGGAATATACGGAAAATATAAAAGGATCAAGAGAACCGGATGTCATCTGTTACGGAGATGTACATAATGCATTTATTCAACATATTAAAGGGAAAACGCTGTGTAATGTAGGAAGTGTAGGAAACCCGCTTGATTTACCACAAGCTTCCTATCTTATCTTAGAAGGAAAGGATCAAGGCGAAAGTCCTTCAGCATTTTCTATTCAATTTGTGCGTATTCCATACGATATTGAAAAAGCAATCGAATTGGCGAGAGCTGTAGAGATGCCGGACTTTGAACCCTACGTTCAAGAATTAAAAACAGCTCGCTATAGAGGACTAAAAAATTAA
- a CDS encoding NAD(P)H-dependent oxidoreductase — MNNTDKKQEILDAFNFRHATKEFDPTKKISDEDFQFILETGRLSPSSVGYEPWKFLVVENKDLKEKLKAVSWGAQGQIPTASHFVIILSRTDARYDSEYVLDLQKNVKEMPDDVLETLMPRYKDFQENDFHLFESKRALFDWASKQSYIALANMMTSAAQIGIDSCPIEGFNYDQVHEILKEEGLLEDGKFDVSVMVAFGYRIHEPKRGKTRRSMDQVVQWIK, encoded by the coding sequence ATGAACAATACAGATAAGAAACAAGAAATTTTAGACGCATTTAACTTTCGTCATGCTACAAAAGAGTTTGATCCAACGAAGAAAATTTCCGATGAAGATTTCCAATTCATTTTAGAAACAGGGCGCTTATCTCCAAGCTCAGTAGGTTACGAGCCTTGGAAGTTTTTAGTCGTTGAAAATAAAGATTTAAAAGAAAAATTAAAAGCTGTTTCTTGGGGAGCACAAGGTCAAATTCCTACAGCAAGTCATTTTGTTATCATTCTTTCTCGCACAGACGCAAGATATGACTCTGAATATGTATTGGATCTTCAAAAAAACGTAAAAGAAATGCCGGATGATGTATTAGAGACATTAATGCCTCGTTATAAAGATTTCCAAGAAAATGATTTTCACTTGTTCGAAAGCAAGCGAGCGCTATTTGATTGGGCTAGTAAACAATCTTATATTGCACTAGCTAATATGATGACATCAGCTGCTCAAATTGGCATTGATTCTTGCCCAATTGAAGGGTTTAACTATGACCAAGTACATGAAATTCTAAAAGAAGAAGGATTACTAGAAGACGGCAAGTTTGATGTTTCCGTTATGGTTGCATTCGGCTACCGAATTCATGAACCTAAGCGCGGCAAGACAAGAAGAAGTATGGATCAAGTTGTACAGTGGATAAAATAA
- a CDS encoding SDR family NAD(P)-dependent oxidoreductase — protein MKYTVITGASSGIGYETALAFAARGKNLILAARREDKLDELKGKIEELNQDVNVIIQSVDLSVAENAHTFYESLKEYELETWINNAGFGNFASVGEQKLTKIETMLHLNIEALTILSSLFVRDYENVEGTQLINVSSGGGYTIVADAVTYCATKFYVSAFTEGLSQELKGKGAKMQAKVLAPAATETEFAQRSMDMSDFEYEGRVPKFHTSKEMAAFMLDLYDSNKTVGLVDGVTYEFHLKDPIYPYADRATSSNS, from the coding sequence ATGAAATATACAGTAATTACTGGCGCAAGTTCAGGAATTGGATATGAAACAGCTTTAGCTTTCGCAGCGCGCGGAAAAAACCTTATATTAGCTGCACGTAGAGAGGACAAGCTGGATGAATTAAAAGGAAAGATTGAAGAACTGAACCAAGATGTAAATGTTATTATCCAGTCGGTTGATTTATCCGTGGCAGAAAATGCTCATACGTTTTATGAGTCACTCAAAGAGTATGAATTAGAAACTTGGATTAACAATGCTGGATTCGGAAACTTTGCTTCTGTCGGTGAACAAAAATTAACTAAAATTGAAACAATGCTTCACTTAAATATCGAAGCTTTAACCATTCTTTCTTCTCTATTTGTAAGAGATTATGAAAACGTTGAAGGTACACAGCTTATTAATGTCTCTTCTGGAGGCGGCTACACGATTGTTGCTGATGCAGTCACTTATTGCGCAACAAAATTCTACGTAAGTGCATTTACAGAAGGTCTTTCTCAAGAATTAAAGGGAAAAGGAGCAAAAATGCAGGCTAAAGTTCTTGCTCCAGCTGCTACTGAAACAGAATTTGCACAGCGTTCGATGGATATGAGTGATTTTGAATACGAAGGACGAGTACCTAAGTTCCATACGTCAAAAGAAATGGCTGCTTTTATGCTGGATCTTTATGATAGCAATAAAACGGTAGGACTTGTAGATGGAGTGACTTACGAATTTCACTTAAAAGATCCTATCTATCCATATGCAGACAGAGCAACCAGTTCAAATTCTTAA
- a CDS encoding 3-isopropylmalate dehydratase — protein sequence MSIISMIPYTYIERKVKRTQKVTIQHSKDICLYADSIQTEKNCFHVNSVFDISYKCVSKESGFLYLHTNQGMFAYTIHTDPADFIAAYKDIKKKG from the coding sequence ATGAGCATTATTTCGATGATTCCTTATACATACATTGAAAGAAAAGTGAAACGAACACAAAAGGTGACGATTCAGCATTCAAAAGACATATGCTTATACGCTGATAGTATTCAAACAGAGAAAAATTGCTTCCACGTTAACAGCGTGTTTGATATCTCTTACAAATGCGTCTCAAAAGAAAGCGGCTTTTTATACTTACATACAAATCAAGGGATGTTCGCTTATACCATACACACCGATCCTGCTGATTTTATAGCAGCATATAAAGATATAAAAAAGAAGGGATAA
- the fsa gene encoding fructose-6-phosphate aldolase, translating into MKFFIDTANLEDIKKAYKIGVLSGVTTNPSLVAKEGVKFEDRIEEILKTVPEVESVSAEVTPDTVTAEDMIAQAEKLIKINGGDKNITIKLPMTIAGLEATRYLAKKGVKTNVTLIFTVNQALLAARAGATYVSPFLGRLDDISEDGVYLVSRIAELFRIQHIDSQIIAASVRHPDHVTRVALAGAHIATIPYAVIEQLVKHPLTEQGIEKFASDWEKAVKS; encoded by the coding sequence ATGAAATTTTTTATTGATACAGCTAACCTGGAAGATATTAAAAAAGCATATAAAATCGGGGTATTATCAGGTGTTACCACAAACCCTTCGCTAGTAGCTAAAGAAGGCGTAAAGTTTGAAGATCGCATCGAAGAAATTTTAAAAACCGTCCCGGAAGTAGAATCCGTTTCAGCAGAAGTCACACCCGACACAGTAACAGCAGAAGACATGATTGCGCAAGCAGAAAAGCTTATAAAAATTAACGGAGGAGACAAAAATATAACAATTAAACTTCCTATGACCATTGCTGGATTGGAAGCAACCCGTTATCTAGCTAAAAAAGGCGTGAAAACAAACGTAACGTTAATTTTTACAGTGAATCAAGCGCTTCTAGCAGCCCGTGCCGGTGCCACATACGTATCGCCATTTTTAGGACGCTTAGATGATATTTCAGAAGACGGTGTGTATCTGGTATCTCGAATTGCCGAGCTATTTCGAATTCAACACATTGACTCACAAATTATAGCAGCGTCAGTCAGACACCCAGATCACGTCACACGAGTAGCTCTTGCTGGGGCTCATATTGCGACCATTCCGTATGCTGTAATTGAACAATTAGTAAAACACCCGTTAACAGAACAAGGAATTGAAAAGTTTGCATCAGACTGGGAAAAAGCCGTAAAAAGTTAA